A genomic window from Aquila chrysaetos chrysaetos chromosome 9, bAquChr1.4, whole genome shotgun sequence includes:
- the FAM222A gene encoding protein FAM222A isoform X2 — protein sequence MLACLQRTQNPPAQHLACPNKALEPRKCETAAPMHSPRYPSPAELDAYAQKVANSPLTIKIFPTNIRVPQHKHLNRTVNGYDTTGQRYSPYPLHAGGYQGLLAIVKASGKSVVKNSEGKRTKLSPAQVGVAPYPVSSTLAQGPSCAGQLSYHGGQKQLEGPVPPNVTVAASVLPLAGRSLALPPSNLPSIQSIIYQINQQCQAQGAQPGCPAVVAANPSPAKHGAFPGAAAYAGAVLPECRKGTELALGSNPAAALGPKAGVYPEGMDYLVWQQKQQQQHLRMYSGGSGGGGALSKSPETCAGASRPYALSGAAEKVSSSPLNCMHGNFSVGQYFAPPWNSILVTPNSDCYNPPELGAGPRELGVPPAEGLPSKTLCNTSILSSSLQSLEYLINDIHPPCIKEQMLGKGYETVSVPRLLDHQHAHIRLPVYR from the exons ATGCTGGCCTGCCTGCAGAGGACCCAGaaccccccagcccagcacctcGCCTGCCCCAACAAGGCACTGGAGCCGCGCAAGT GCGAGACGGCGGCACCCATGCATTCCCCGCGCTACCCCAGCCCTGCCGAGCTGGACGCCTACGCACAGAAGGTGGCCAACAGCCCGCTGACCATCAAGATCTTCCCCACCAACATCAGGGTCCCCCAGCACAAGCACCTTAACCGGACGGTCAATGGCTACGACACCACGGGGCAGCGCTACAGCCCCTATCCCCTGCACGCCGGCGGCTACCAGGGTCTCCTGGCCATCGTCAAAGCCTCCGGTAAAAGTGTGGTGAAGAACTCGGAGGGGAAGCGGACTAAGCTCTCTCCCGCCCAGGTCGGCGTCGCTCCCTACCCCGTGTCAAGCACTTTAGCTCAAGGTCCCTCCTGCGCCGGGCAGCTGAGCTACCACGGCGGCCAGAAGCAGCTGGAGGGTCCCGTGCCCCCCAACGTGACGGTGGCGGCCTCCGTGCTGCCGCTGGCGGGCAGGAGCCTGGCCCTGCCGCCGTCCAACCTGCCCTCCATCCAGAGCATCATCTACCAGATCAATCAGCAGTGTCAGGCGCAGGGCGCCCAGCCGGGCTGCCCTGCCGTCGTGGCCGCCAACCCCAGCCCGGCCAAGCACGGCGCCTTCCCCGGCGCCGCCGCATACGCCGGCGCCGTCCTGCCGGAGTGCCGCAAGGGCACCGAGCTGGCGCTGGGCTCCAACCCGGCCGCGGCCCTGGGACCCAAGGCGGGCGTCTACCCCGAGGGCATGGACTACCTGGtctggcagcagaagcagcagcagcagcacctgcgAATGTACAgcgggggcagcggcggcgggggggcccTCAGCAAGTCCCCCGAGACGTGCGCAGGGGCTTCGCGCCCCTACGCCCTGAGCGGCGCGGCCGAGAAGGTGAGCTCGTCCCCCTTGAACTGCATGCACGGCAACTTCTCGGTGGGGCAGTACTTCGCCCCTCCCTGGAACAGCATCTTGGTGACCCCCAACAGCGACTGTTACAACCCGCCGGAGCTGGGGGCCGGGCCCCGCGAGCTGGGGGTGCCCCCCGCCGAGGGGCTGCCCAGCAAGACGCTCTGCAATACCTCcatcctcagcagcagcctccagTCCCTGGAGTATCTCATCAACGACATCCACCCGCCCTGCATCAAGGAGCAGATGCTGGGCAAGGGCTACGAGACCGTGTCTGTGCCAAGGCTCTTGGACCACCAGCACGCCCACATCCGCCTGCCCGTCTACAGATAA